A window of the Polaribacter batillariae genome harbors these coding sequences:
- a CDS encoding MFS transporter: MAENANQVVSNEDKVPFLKKLAYAAGGPVDILGVWVMVSIAYQVFNFELKMPPTYVAIILMSLRLWDGVMDPLMGWISDNFRSKWGRRRPFILVGAILAGITYPFIWWFPTDMSQEGIMFWVIGFGILFYTCFTVWAMPYQSMLMEMTPDYNERTRVAEIRSYFQTIAGFFNGWVWWLSMLPIFFINGEASPVNGMRYISLGIAVVILVLGVLPAIFVKERYYESDLIQNQKQVKLTDSLKETFSNKPFLILCGLTIFFLLATSIFDSYGRYVGTYYVLGGDWNEGAKFAGYGTVVYMAFSFMFIPLFRKLSEKIGKPRVLMISMLLVIVAVTTTWWTFNPNNPWLMLANTAFIGAGYAGLWLMIPSMQIDVVDYDELKTGERREGSFASIFSWVLKFSFVIGFMISGPLIELTGFDANLDTAQPEGVYDVMRIGFLAIPIAALTIAILLLRIFPITAKKAAEIREQLEERRGKV, from the coding sequence ATGGCAGAAAATGCAAACCAAGTTGTTAGTAACGAAGACAAAGTTCCTTTTTTAAAGAAACTTGCCTACGCTGCTGGTGGTCCAGTAGATATTTTAGGAGTTTGGGTAATGGTAAGTATCGCTTATCAAGTATTCAACTTTGAGTTAAAAATGCCTCCAACCTACGTGGCAATTATTTTAATGTCTTTACGTTTGTGGGATGGCGTTATGGATCCACTAATGGGTTGGATTTCAGACAACTTTCGCTCTAAATGGGGGCGAAGAAGACCCTTTATTTTAGTGGGTGCAATTTTGGCAGGAATTACATATCCTTTTATTTGGTGGTTTCCAACAGACATGTCTCAAGAAGGCATTATGTTTTGGGTAATTGGTTTTGGTATTTTATTTTACACCTGTTTTACAGTTTGGGCAATGCCTTACCAAAGTATGCTAATGGAAATGACACCAGATTACAACGAACGCACCAGAGTTGCAGAAATAAGAAGTTATTTTCAAACAATTGCTGGTTTTTTTAACGGCTGGGTTTGGTGGTTAAGCATGTTACCCATTTTCTTTATTAATGGAGAAGCAAGTCCCGTAAATGGGATGCGCTACATTAGTTTAGGTATTGCTGTTGTTATTTTGGTTTTAGGAGTTTTACCCGCCATTTTCGTAAAAGAACGTTATTACGAAAGTGATTTAATTCAAAATCAAAAACAAGTAAAATTAACAGACAGTTTAAAAGAAACATTTTCTAATAAACCTTTTTTAATTTTATGCGGATTGACCATTTTCTTCCTATTAGCAACCTCTATTTTTGATAGTTATGGACGCTATGTTGGAACCTATTATGTGTTAGGTGGCGATTGGAACGAAGGTGCAAAATTTGCTGGCTATGGCACCGTTGTTTATATGGCTTTTAGTTTTATGTTTATTCCTTTATTTAGAAAATTATCAGAAAAAATAGGAAAACCTAGAGTTCTTATGATTTCTATGCTTTTAGTAATCGTTGCAGTTACCACAACTTGGTGGACGTTCAACCCAAATAACCCTTGGTTAATGTTAGCTAATACGGCTTTTATTGGTGCTGGTTATGCAGGTTTATGGTTAATGATACCTTCTATGCAAATAGATGTGGTAGATTATGATGAATTAAAAACAGGCGAAAGACGTGAAGGAAGTTTTGCTTCGATATTTTCTTGGGTTTTAAAATTTAGTTTTGTAATTGGTTTTATGATTTCTGGTCCATTAATCGAGTTAACAGGTTTCGATGCTAATTTAGATACAGCACAGCCTGAAGGTGTTTATGATGTTATGAGAATTGGCTTCTTAGCCATACCAATTGCGGCCTTAACAATTGCCATATTACTATTAAGAATATTTCCAATTACAGCAAAAAAAGCAGCTGAAATTAGAGAACAATTAGAAGAAAGAAGAGGTAAAGTATAA
- a CDS encoding MFS transporter: protein MTKLKLKEKIGYALGDGAANIAWRGVATFLFIFYTDVFGLNPITVGILFLVARFSDGISDVLMGIIGDRTQTKYGKFRPWILWTAIPLAVMLSLLFTNPGFSTTGKIIYAYITYILFTLIYTANNIPYGALMAVMTGDDKERASLGSYRMVGAFAGGMLVQGALLYLVASFGNINPNIQLQKNSEDRYEATISSKENFENVNIKTDNGIALFAFTDTSLETENAEPVPSKTFSVEANKIYKFTISGEKDLKVNDITIINQKKGYSNAMYAMSVVLAILLLITFFSTKERVLPPKTQKNNLKQDFKDLIHNKPWLILLIVGLLFNIYNSIKQGIIIIYFTHYLNNQLLSASFLVSLMIASILGAMATAPLSKRFGKKNLFIGALLFSGIVNSLFIFCNPDNIKAIFTIGILSEFAAAIFPTLFFVMLGDAADYSEYKNKRRATGLIYSAGSFATKFGGGIAGAIIGLVLGMYHYNGQDTVAIQGAIPGILMLMSWIPAIITAIAAGLMTFYPLTQSKITQVTQELYTRRQLEQKSNTI, encoded by the coding sequence ATGACAAAACTAAAACTTAAAGAAAAAATTGGATACGCCCTTGGAGATGGAGCCGCAAATATTGCGTGGAGAGGTGTGGCTACTTTTTTGTTTATTTTTTATACAGATGTTTTTGGGCTAAACCCAATTACAGTCGGAATTTTATTTTTAGTTGCCAGATTTAGCGATGGAATTTCCGATGTTTTAATGGGAATTATTGGCGACAGAACCCAAACTAAATATGGCAAATTTAGACCTTGGATTTTGTGGACCGCAATTCCACTCGCTGTAATGCTTTCTTTATTATTTACAAATCCTGGTTTTAGTACTACTGGTAAAATTATTTACGCTTACATTACTTATATTTTATTCACGCTAATCTATACAGCCAATAACATTCCTTATGGAGCATTAATGGCTGTGATGACTGGCGACGATAAAGAACGTGCAAGTTTAGGATCTTACAGAATGGTAGGTGCTTTTGCAGGTGGCATGTTGGTACAAGGTGCTTTGCTGTATTTAGTAGCGAGTTTTGGAAATATCAACCCTAATATACAGCTTCAAAAAAATTCCGAAGATCGGTACGAAGCTACAATTTCATCCAAAGAAAACTTCGAAAATGTAAACATTAAAACCGACAACGGAATTGCATTATTCGCCTTTACAGACACTTCTTTAGAAACCGAAAATGCAGAACCAGTTCCTTCTAAAACTTTTTCTGTTGAAGCAAATAAAATTTATAAGTTTACCATTTCAGGAGAAAAAGATTTAAAAGTAAACGATATTACCATCATCAATCAAAAAAAAGGATACAGCAATGCCATGTATGCAATGTCGGTGGTTTTAGCCATTCTTTTATTAATTACTTTTTTTTCTACGAAAGAAAGAGTTTTACCTCCAAAAACACAAAAAAACAATTTAAAACAAGATTTTAAAGATTTAATCCATAACAAACCTTGGTTGATATTATTGATTGTTGGACTACTTTTTAATATTTATAATTCCATCAAACAAGGCATTATAATTATTTATTTTACGCATTATTTAAACAACCAATTATTATCTGCCTCTTTTTTAGTAAGTTTAATGATTGCTTCTATTTTAGGAGCCATGGCAACAGCTCCTTTAAGTAAAAGGTTTGGAAAAAAGAACCTGTTTATTGGTGCTTTATTATTTTCTGGAATTGTAAATAGCTTGTTTATTTTTTGCAATCCAGATAATATTAAAGCCATTTTTACCATCGGAATTTTATCAGAATTTGCAGCCGCAATTTTTCCAACACTATTCTTTGTTATGTTAGGTGATGCTGCAGATTATTCAGAATATAAAAACAAAAGAAGAGCCACAGGTTTAATTTATTCTGCAGGTTCTTTTGCTACAAAATTTGGTGGCGGAATTGCAGGCGCAATTATTGGGTTGGTTTTAGGAATGTACCATTACAATGGGCAAGACACTGTTGCTATACAAGGTGCCATTCCAGGAATATTAATGTTAATGAGTTGGATTCCTGCAATTATTACAGCTATTGCTGCAGGTTTAATGACGTTTTACCCATTAACGCAATCGAAAATAACACAAGTTACACAAGAATTATACACAAGAAGACAATTAGAACAAAAGAGCAACACTATATAA
- a CDS encoding sulfatase family protein — protein sequence MKYLKRNILTTLIVLGVLSTLFYCGNKNINRVAQNTIKKEKPNVIYIMADDLTTQAISAYGGIYKDLAPTPNIDRLANEGMLFNDVLCTNAICGPSRAAILTGNYSNINGYYKNERGGKFDETKWTFPQEFQKNGYQTSLFGKWHLGTEPQGFDVFKYHNSAGQQGHYWNPTFNENGKDVKEKGYSTNLSTDFAINWLENDRKQDDPFLMVLQYKAPHRPWEPDTKYEKLWDDIEMPYPSTFNDTYKGRELTAGDTEMTMDYFSRRDMKLETPDSLKKDWKKRLSWEFYGAKPGEIVQPENMSAEEGKKWRYQTYIKDYLACVKSVDDNIGRVLKYLDDNNLTENTIVVLTSDQGFYLGDHGFFDKRFIYEESLRMPFMVRYPKKVKAKTVNNDVITNIDFAPTLLDLAGINTNEKMQGKSFKPMLLGNTPKNWEQAMYYHYYEFPYWHHVQPHYGIRTQKYTLAHFYYNIDVWELYDLEKDPQQMHNVISDPQYTNVVANLKIQLKDLMKKYENDKSLADFRKITDTDFGAIVESKDGEPSVQDIITNKK from the coding sequence ATGAAATATTTAAAAAGAAATATTCTAACCACACTTATCGTTTTAGGTGTTCTATCAACACTTTTTTATTGTGGAAACAAAAATATAAATCGGGTTGCACAAAATACAATCAAAAAAGAAAAACCCAATGTAATTTATATAATGGCAGATGATCTTACTACGCAAGCCATAAGTGCATATGGCGGAATTTACAAAGACCTTGCTCCTACTCCTAATATAGATAGATTGGCAAATGAAGGAATGCTTTTTAACGATGTGCTGTGTACAAACGCAATTTGCGGTCCATCAAGAGCTGCAATTCTTACAGGAAATTACAGCAACATAAATGGTTATTACAAAAACGAACGAGGTGGAAAATTTGATGAAACAAAATGGACGTTTCCTCAAGAATTTCAAAAAAATGGCTATCAAACAAGTTTGTTTGGGAAATGGCATTTAGGTACAGAACCACAAGGTTTTGATGTTTTTAAATATCATAATTCAGCAGGTCAACAAGGGCATTATTGGAATCCTACTTTTAATGAAAATGGAAAAGATGTAAAAGAGAAAGGCTATTCAACCAATTTAAGTACAGATTTTGCAATAAATTGGCTAGAAAACGATCGCAAACAAGACGACCCTTTTTTAATGGTTTTACAATACAAAGCCCCTCACAGACCTTGGGAACCAGACACAAAATACGAAAAACTTTGGGACGATATCGAAATGCCTTATCCTTCTACTTTTAATGATACGTATAAGGGCAGAGAGCTAACTGCTGGCGATACAGAAATGACAATGGATTATTTTTCACGTAGAGATATGAAGTTAGAAACGCCAGACAGCCTTAAAAAAGATTGGAAAAAACGTTTAAGCTGGGAATTTTATGGTGCAAAACCTGGTGAAATTGTACAGCCAGAAAACATGTCTGCAGAAGAAGGAAAAAAATGGCGCTATCAAACGTATATAAAAGATTATTTAGCGTGCGTAAAATCTGTAGATGACAATATTGGTCGTGTTTTAAAATATTTAGACGATAACAATTTAACAGAAAACACCATTGTGGTTTTAACCTCAGACCAAGGTTTTTACCTAGGAGATCATGGTTTTTTCGACAAACGTTTTATTTACGAAGAATCTTTAAGAATGCCTTTTATGGTTAGATATCCCAAAAAAGTAAAAGCAAAAACGGTAAATAATGATGTAATTACAAACATCGATTTTGCTCCTACTCTACTAGATTTGGCAGGTATCAATACCAATGAAAAAATGCAAGGAAAAAGCTTTAAACCAATGTTATTAGGAAACACACCTAAAAATTGGGAACAAGCAATGTATTATCACTATTACGAATTTCCATATTGGCATCATGTGCAACCACACTATGGAATTAGAACCCAAAAATATACATTGGCACATTTCTATTACAATATTGATGTTTGGGAATTGTACGATTTAGAAAAAGACCCACAACAAATGCACAATGTTATTTCGGATCCACAATACACAAATGTAGTTGCAAATCTAAAAATTCAATTAAAAGATTTAATGAAAAAATACGAAAATGACAAATCTTTAGCCGACTTTAGAAAAATTACAGATACCGATTTTGGTGCAATTGTAGAAAGTAAAGATGGTGAGCCTTCTGTGCAAGATATTATTACCAATAAAAAGTAA
- a CDS encoding glycoside hydrolase family 3 N-terminal domain-containing protein, whose translation MNKKSLKILIVILFSSLITACNKTEKIIDNNKKIAYLDTTLSINKRIEDLMSRMTLEDKVYQMCQYVGLEHMKKAETKISKKDLDKNDALGFYPGLNNDSIAKRITQGKIGSFLHVLTAKEANQLQKLALEAPLKIPLLIGIDAIHGNGLVKGATIYPSPISQAATFSDALIQESNKQTAIEMRANGMHWSFTPNIDVLRDPRWGRTGETFGEDPFLVGNMGVATIKGLQSNSINKNSVIACAKHLIAGSSSINGINAAPTDVSKRTLFEIFLPPYKRAVKEANVFSIMAAHNEVAGLPGHMDSFMMTELLRNRWNFKGFYVSDWNDVARIANWHHVAKDFKQAIEFSVNAGMDMNMHGPFFDEYLIELVKEDKVLEQRVNEACYKILEAKFKLGLFENPFVDIEKVKKINFSKEHQKTALEQARKGIVLQQNNSNFLPLSKKGNRKTIFITGPNANNETTLGDWVKPQPKQNYTTILKGIKNLGKKYHYNINYYNAGERSKEITTTKIIEAEKHAKKADIIVLVLGENSFRHDPKRKTTGENVDRATLQLSGNQLQLAKNMLKIGKPVIVVYVSGSPIAEPFIEEKATAVLNTWETGAFAGQATAEILFGDVNPSAKLPLTIPRSVGQLQMVYNHKPTNYIHRYNTELKTPLYPFGYGLSYTHFSFEEPILSKKEFSGKDDVITATIKVTNTGKIAGEEVVQLYIRDNISTFTRPVKELKAYKRISLNPGESKNVSLDITANSLAMYNKDFNYVVEKGDFTIMTGNSSASKDLKETTITVTNTIQLKE comes from the coding sequence GTGAACAAAAAATCATTAAAAATATTAATAGTTATATTATTTTCCAGTCTTATTACAGCTTGTAATAAGACTGAGAAGATAATAGATAACAACAAAAAAATTGCTTATTTAGATACTACATTATCTATCAATAAAAGAATAGAAGATTTAATGTCTAGAATGACATTAGAAGACAAAGTATATCAAATGTGCCAATATGTAGGTTTAGAGCACATGAAAAAAGCAGAAACCAAAATCTCTAAAAAAGACTTAGACAAAAACGATGCTTTAGGTTTTTACCCAGGCTTAAACAACGATAGTATTGCCAAAAGAATCACACAAGGTAAAATAGGTTCTTTTTTACACGTACTTACTGCAAAAGAAGCCAATCAACTACAAAAATTAGCTTTAGAGGCTCCTTTAAAAATTCCTCTTTTAATTGGTATTGATGCCATTCATGGTAATGGATTGGTTAAAGGTGCTACAATTTACCCCTCACCTATTTCACAAGCAGCTACTTTTTCTGATGCGTTAATTCAAGAAAGTAACAAACAAACAGCCATAGAAATGAGAGCCAATGGTATGCACTGGTCTTTTACACCAAATATCGACGTTTTAAGAGATCCTAGATGGGGAAGAACAGGGGAGACTTTTGGAGAAGATCCTTTTTTGGTTGGAAATATGGGCGTTGCAACCATAAAAGGGTTACAGTCTAATTCCATAAATAAAAATAGTGTTATTGCCTGTGCCAAACACTTAATTGCTGGTAGTTCTTCTATCAATGGAATAAACGCAGCTCCTACAGATGTTTCTAAAAGAACATTATTCGAAATTTTCTTACCACCTTATAAACGCGCTGTAAAAGAAGCAAATGTTTTTTCTATTATGGCTGCTCACAACGAAGTTGCAGGCTTACCTGGCCATATGGATTCTTTTATGATGACCGAACTTTTACGAAATCGATGGAATTTTAAAGGTTTTTACGTGAGCGATTGGAACGATGTTGCTAGAATTGCCAATTGGCATCATGTGGCTAAAGACTTTAAACAAGCTATCGAATTTTCTGTAAACGCAGGAATGGACATGAACATGCATGGGCCGTTTTTTGACGAATATCTTATAGAACTTGTAAAAGAAGATAAAGTGTTAGAACAAAGAGTAAATGAAGCTTGCTACAAAATTTTAGAAGCAAAGTTTAAACTAGGTTTGTTTGAAAACCCTTTTGTAGATATAGAAAAAGTAAAAAAGATAAATTTCTCAAAAGAACATCAAAAAACAGCTTTAGAACAAGCTAGAAAAGGAATTGTTCTACAGCAAAACAACTCGAACTTTTTGCCACTTTCTAAAAAAGGAAATAGAAAAACAATATTTATTACTGGGCCAAATGCCAACAACGAAACCACTTTAGGAGATTGGGTAAAACCTCAACCTAAACAAAACTACACAACCATACTTAAAGGCATTAAAAATCTAGGCAAAAAATATCATTACAATATAAATTATTACAACGCTGGAGAACGTTCTAAAGAAATAACTACAACAAAAATTATTGAGGCAGAAAAACATGCAAAAAAAGCCGATATTATTGTATTAGTCTTGGGCGAAAATTCTTTTCGACACGACCCAAAAAGAAAAACTACAGGAGAAAATGTAGATAGAGCCACACTACAACTATCTGGAAATCAACTTCAACTAGCAAAAAACATGCTAAAAATTGGCAAACCTGTAATTGTTGTTTACGTGAGCGGAAGCCCAATTGCAGAACCTTTTATTGAAGAAAAAGCAACTGCTGTATTAAATACCTGGGAAACAGGTGCTTTTGCAGGGCAAGCAACTGCAGAAATTTTATTCGGAGACGTAAACCCTTCTGCAAAACTACCTTTAACAATCCCAAGATCTGTAGGGCAATTACAAATGGTTTACAACCACAAACCAACCAATTATATACACAGATATAATACTGAGTTAAAAACACCTTTGTATCCCTTTGGATATGGTTTAAGTTACACCCACTTTAGTTTTGAAGAGCCAATTTTATCTAAAAAAGAATTTTCTGGAAAAGACGATGTAATTACTGCAACTATAAAAGTTACAAACACAGGAAAAATCGCTGGCGAAGAAGTGGTGCAATTATACATAAGAGACAATATTAGTACGTTTACGCGACCTGTAAAAGAACTTAAAGCATATAAGAGAATTTCTTTAAATCCTGGAGAATCAAAAAATGTTTCTTTAGATATTACTGCGAACAGTTTGGCGATGTACAATAAAGATTTTAATTATGTGGTAGAAAAAGGCGATTTTACAATTATGACAGGTAATTCGTCGGCTTCAAAAGATTTAAAAGAAACCACAATTACTGTAACTAACACTATTCAACTAAAAGAATAA
- a CDS encoding sulfatase encodes MKNKISNIFLLSLCTILIVSCNQKSAKKEAVKNQPKNILFIAIDDLKPLMGAYGHKEVKTPNIDKLATNGFVMLNNHCQQAVCGPSRASILTGKRPDYTQVWDLKTLMRDKNPNIVTMPQYFKQNGYETAAVGKVFDYRSVDKGNDSISWTYPYDNFKHHSKIGREYIKNKERVSYEIVNVPDSMTADGEVVRRTVKQLRKFAKGNKPFFMATGFYKPHLPFVAPKKYWDMYPIENIKLPEYMKDPEGTPAYATQPSWELRGGYADIPKDYNTPIPVEKQKRIIQGYYACVSFVDQQIGNVLDELDKLGLRENTVIVLWGDHGWHLGDHNMYCKHTNYEQSTKSPLIFSAGKDKVGTSNSPTEFVDVYPTLLELAGIKSPGNLDGVSLVPLMENKVEKVKDVAVSQFPRDSNKMGYTFRNERYRYTIWIKDEQPYEANRNIDEAEIVAEEFYDYKEDPQETKNLVNEKEYIEAKKDLKAKAFAYFKSQETK; translated from the coding sequence ATGAAAAATAAAATATCAAACATCTTTCTTTTATCACTTTGTACAATTTTAATTGTTTCATGCAATCAAAAATCAGCAAAGAAAGAAGCCGTAAAAAATCAACCAAAAAACATTTTATTTATTGCAATTGACGATTTAAAACCTTTAATGGGTGCTTACGGTCATAAAGAGGTAAAAACGCCAAATATAGATAAATTAGCGACGAATGGCTTTGTAATGTTAAACAACCATTGCCAGCAAGCAGTTTGTGGGCCTTCTAGAGCAAGTATTCTTACAGGAAAAAGACCAGATTATACACAAGTTTGGGATCTAAAAACGTTAATGAGAGACAAAAACCCGAATATTGTAACCATGCCACAATATTTCAAACAAAATGGTTATGAAACTGCAGCAGTTGGTAAAGTTTTCGATTATAGATCTGTAGATAAGGGCAATGATTCTATTTCATGGACTTATCCTTATGATAATTTTAAGCATCATTCTAAAATTGGTAGAGAATACATTAAAAATAAAGAGCGTGTTTCTTACGAAATTGTAAATGTACCTGATAGTATGACAGCAGATGGAGAGGTTGTAAGAAGAACAGTAAAGCAATTGCGTAAATTTGCCAAAGGCAATAAGCCTTTCTTTATGGCTACAGGTTTTTACAAACCTCATTTGCCATTTGTAGCTCCAAAAAAATACTGGGACATGTATCCTATAGAAAACATAAAGCTTCCAGAATATATGAAAGATCCAGAAGGAACTCCAGCATATGCTACACAACCCAGTTGGGAGTTAAGAGGTGGTTACGCAGACATTCCAAAGGATTACAATACCCCTATTCCTGTGGAAAAACAAAAAAGAATCATTCAAGGGTATTATGCATGTGTATCTTTTGTAGATCAGCAAATAGGAAACGTATTAGATGAATTAGACAAATTAGGTTTAAGAGAAAATACGGTAATTGTACTTTGGGGAGACCATGGTTGGCATTTAGGCGACCACAACATGTACTGTAAACACACTAATTACGAGCAATCTACAAAATCTCCTTTAATTTTTTCTGCGGGTAAAGATAAAGTTGGAACATCAAATTCTCCAACAGAATTTGTAGATGTTTATCCAACACTTTTAGAATTGGCAGGGATAAAATCACCAGGAAATTTAGATGGTGTTAGCTTAGTACCATTGATGGAAAACAAGGTAGAAAAAGTTAAAGATGTTGCTGTAAGCCAGTTTCCAAGAGATTCAAATAAAATGGGTTATACTTTTAGAAACGAACGCTATAGATATACTATTTGGATTAAAGATGAACAACCTTATGAGGCAAATAGAAATATTGACGAAGCAGAAATTGTAGCCGAAGAGTTTTACGATTACAAAGAAGACCCGCAAGAAACCAAAAATCTTGTGAATGAAAAGGAATATATAGAGGCTAAAAAAGATTTAAAAGCAAAAGCTTTTGCATATTTTAAAAGTCAAGAAACCAAGTAA
- a CDS encoding GH1 family beta-glucosidase translates to MKKFPKDFIWGTATSSYQIEGAADIDGKGPSIWDAFCTIPGRIVQGETGNIACDHYHKFKEDIQLMKKMGVKAYRFSIAWARVMPTGKGDVNEKGIEFYSELIDELLKAGIEPWVTLYHWDLPLALQLEEDGWLNKNITDYFSDYANLCFDRFGDRVKNWITLNEPWVVSILGYGQGVFAPGRSSNSEPYLAAHHLIIAHAKAVAVYREKYGHQKGQIGISNNCDWREPLTDSQEDKQAAERALEFFLAWFADPVYKGDYPEVMKEKLKERLPKFSESEKKMIKNSSDFFGLNHYTTMYAAHSEGKQEEISVHGNGGISEDQDVSLSLDKSWNVTLMDWAVVPWGCKKLLKWIDNRYNQPNIYITENGCAYADKLVNGKVNDQERVDFYQGYLKACQEAIEDGVKLKGYFAWSFMDNFEWASGYEKRFGLHYVDFETLERIPKKSALWFKEAIEKNSVESNDIKKQ, encoded by the coding sequence ATGAAAAAATTTCCAAAAGATTTTATTTGGGGTACCGCTACTTCTTCTTACCAAATAGAAGGAGCTGCAGATATAGATGGCAAAGGACCTTCTATATGGGATGCATTTTGCACGATTCCAGGAAGAATTGTACAAGGAGAAACAGGCAATATCGCTTGTGATCATTACCATAAGTTCAAAGAAGACATTCAACTAATGAAAAAGATGGGCGTAAAAGCATATCGATTTTCAATTGCCTGGGCCAGAGTAATGCCCACAGGAAAAGGAGATGTGAACGAAAAAGGAATTGAATTTTATTCTGAATTAATTGACGAACTTTTGAAAGCTGGTATAGAACCTTGGGTAACATTGTATCACTGGGATTTACCACTTGCGTTACAGTTAGAAGAAGATGGTTGGCTCAATAAAAATATAACAGATTATTTCTCAGATTACGCGAATTTGTGTTTTGATAGATTTGGAGATCGTGTAAAAAATTGGATTACATTAAATGAACCTTGGGTTGTTTCTATTTTAGGATATGGTCAAGGAGTATTTGCCCCTGGAAGATCTTCTAATTCAGAACCCTATCTCGCTGCACATCATTTAATTATCGCGCATGCAAAAGCAGTTGCAGTTTATAGAGAAAAATATGGGCATCAAAAAGGGCAAATCGGAATTTCTAACAATTGTGATTGGCGTGAACCTCTAACCGATAGCCAAGAAGATAAACAAGCTGCAGAAAGAGCGCTTGAGTTTTTCTTAGCTTGGTTTGCAGACCCTGTTTATAAAGGCGATTATCCAGAGGTTATGAAAGAAAAACTAAAAGAACGTCTTCCTAAGTTTTCTGAGTCTGAGAAAAAAATGATAAAAAATTCTTCAGATTTTTTCGGATTAAACCATTACACGACCATGTATGCTGCACATTCAGAAGGTAAACAAGAAGAAATTTCGGTTCATGGAAATGGAGGTATCTCAGAAGACCAAGATGTTAGCTTGTCTTTAGATAAAAGCTGGAATGTAACGTTAATGGACTGGGCTGTTGTGCCATGGGGTTGTAAAAAATTACTAAAATGGATAGACAATCGCTATAACCAACCCAATATTTACATTACTGAAAACGGTTGTGCTTACGCAGATAAATTAGTTAACGGAAAGGTTAACGACCAAGAAAGAGTCGATTTTTATCAAGGATACTTAAAAGCTTGCCAAGAGGCAATTGAAGATGGTGTGAAGCTTAAAGGCTATTTCGCGTGGTCGTTTATGGATAATTTTGAATGGGCATCAGGCTACGAAAAACGATTTGGGTTGCATTATGTAGATTTTGAAACTTTAGAAAGAATTCCAAAAAAATCTGCACTTTGGTTCAAAGAAGCTATCGAAAAGAACAGTGTTGAATCAAATGATATAAAAAAGCAATAA